In Chryseobacterium camelliae, one DNA window encodes the following:
- a CDS encoding BtrH N-terminal domain-containing protein, translating into MKLNFEHHQTAHCENGVASNLLLNKGLHLSEPMIFGIGSGLFFVYLPFLKVNFAPGFSYRPMPGAIFTKAAKRLGIKIKRQKFSNPEEARKALEKNLENNIPTGLQVGVFNLTYFPEEYKFHFNAHNLVVYGKEDGRFLISDPVMDYVTSLSEAELEKVRYAKGALPPKGHMYYPTYIPEKVDLEKAIIKGIKDTCKNMLAPVPIIGVKAMRWVARSIPKWAEKKGTKETNHYLGQLIRMQEEIGTGGGGFRFIYGAFLQEAADILKNEQLRELSKEITMIGDLWRDFAVDIARVYKNRNSKSNIYQELSKSMLHIADLEEAFYKKLSKAV; encoded by the coding sequence ATGAAACTGAACTTCGAACACCATCAGACTGCTCATTGCGAAAACGGTGTCGCCTCCAATCTACTGCTTAATAAAGGCTTACATCTCAGCGAACCTATGATATTCGGAATCGGATCCGGGTTGTTCTTTGTATACCTTCCGTTCCTGAAAGTTAATTTCGCTCCCGGGTTTAGCTACCGTCCCATGCCAGGCGCCATCTTCACCAAAGCAGCTAAACGGCTGGGAATCAAAATTAAAAGACAAAAATTTTCAAATCCCGAAGAGGCCAGAAAAGCCTTAGAAAAAAACCTGGAAAACAATATTCCTACCGGTCTTCAGGTAGGTGTATTCAACCTCACCTACTTTCCGGAGGAATATAAGTTTCATTTCAATGCCCACAACCTGGTGGTATACGGAAAGGAAGACGGACGTTTCCTGATCAGCGATCCGGTAATGGATTATGTCACATCTCTTTCTGAAGCGGAGCTGGAAAAGGTACGGTATGCCAAAGGAGCCCTTCCCCCGAAAGGCCATATGTATTACCCTACCTACATTCCGGAAAAGGTTGACCTGGAGAAAGCCATTATCAAAGGGATTAAAGATACATGTAAAAATATGCTGGCTCCGGTTCCTATCATCGGGGTGAAAGCAATGAGGTGGGTTGCCAGAAGCATTCCTAAGTGGGCAGAAAAAAAAGGGACTAAGGAAACCAATCATTACCTTGGCCAGCTGATCCGTATGCAGGAAGAAATCGGAACCGGCGGCGGCGGATTCCGTTTTATTTACGGTGCCTTTTTGCAGGAAGCCGCAGATATTCTTAAAAATGAGCAGCTGCGCGAGCTTTCCAAAGAGATTACCATGATCGGTGATCTATGGAGGGACTTTGCCGTAGACATTGCCCGGGTGTATAAAAACAGGAATTCCAAAAGCAACATCTACCAGGAGCTTTCCAAATCCATGCTTCATATTGCTGACCTGGAAGAAGCTTTTTACAAAAAACTGAGCAAAGCAGTCTGA
- a CDS encoding ABC transporter permease translates to MLYKLWRTFLKEILLLKRDIGGIVIIFVMPLLLIVTITLIQDSTFKNLEGTRIPIIFIDNDRSEVSKSIRQELEKSKSFELKTQFTEASARNAVFSGEYQMAIVIPENLTNALNTTIDTKVQKIVSSFGLETDAATHQIPSVQTKEIHLYFDPAINSGFRNSVMSAVNKMVFEIENKKIYKAFQEQLGTTENLEENKNLIAFKEITPPRNNGEAIPNSVQHNVPAWTLFAIFFIVVPLSINLVKEKSQGTSVRVRISPTPYYIHILGKTFTYLIICVIQFLLMVAVGIYLFPYMDLPAFDVSGKMFPLMIVTLAAGLAAIGFGVLLGTIADTQEQSAPFGATSVVVLAAVGGIWVPVFLMPEFMQHIARFSPMNWGLNAYYDIILRNSGISSIATELILLILFYLVMVSLSIIYERKLHRV, encoded by the coding sequence ATGTTGTATAAGCTTTGGAGGACTTTCCTGAAAGAAATTCTCTTGCTGAAAAGAGATATAGGCGGCATTGTGATTATTTTCGTCATGCCCCTGCTGCTGATTGTAACCATCACCCTGATCCAGGATTCCACCTTTAAAAATCTTGAAGGTACCCGGATTCCTATAATTTTCATTGATAATGACCGTTCCGAAGTTTCAAAAAGCATACGGCAGGAACTGGAAAAAAGCAAAAGTTTCGAACTTAAAACTCAATTTACCGAAGCTTCAGCCCGGAATGCCGTATTTTCAGGGGAATATCAGATGGCAATTGTGATCCCGGAGAATCTTACGAATGCCCTTAATACGACTATTGATACCAAAGTGCAGAAAATCGTAAGTTCATTCGGTCTTGAAACGGATGCCGCAACCCATCAGATACCTTCTGTACAAACCAAAGAAATCCACCTGTATTTTGATCCGGCGATCAATTCAGGATTCCGGAATTCCGTTATGAGTGCGGTGAATAAGATGGTTTTTGAAATCGAGAACAAAAAGATTTACAAAGCATTCCAGGAACAGCTGGGGACAACGGAAAACCTGGAAGAGAATAAGAACCTGATTGCGTTTAAGGAAATTACACCCCCGAGGAATAATGGTGAGGCCATACCGAATTCAGTACAACATAATGTACCGGCCTGGACGCTTTTCGCTATTTTCTTCATTGTAGTTCCGCTGTCGATCAATTTAGTTAAAGAAAAAAGTCAGGGGACAAGTGTTAGGGTACGCATCAGCCCTACTCCCTACTATATCCATATTTTAGGGAAAACATTCACCTACCTTATCATCTGTGTGATTCAGTTCCTGCTGATGGTGGCAGTAGGAATCTATCTTTTCCCGTACATGGATCTGCCGGCATTCGATGTTTCAGGAAAAATGTTCCCGCTGATGATCGTGACCTTAGCCGCCGGACTTGCCGCTATTGGTTTCGGGGTGTTATTGGGTACCATTGCAGACACTCAGGAACAATCTGCCCCTTTCGGAGCCACTTCCGTGGTTGTGCTGGCGGCAGTAGGAGGAATCTGGGTTCCTGTTTTCCTCATGCCTGAATTCATGCAGCATATCGCCCGTTTTTCTCCGATGAACTGGGGACTGAATGCCTATTATGATATTATCCTCCGCAATAGCGGCATCAGCAGCATTGCTACGGAACTGATCTTATTAATCCTGTTTTATCTCGTGATGGTAAGCCTGTCCATTATATATGAACGGAAACTCCACCGGGTCTGA
- a CDS encoding ABC transporter permease — protein MEIREENIINIHHYLPHREPMLMADYILELTKEKVVTSFEILKDNIFVHNNHFIEAGLIENAAQTCSSIMGQSFFEQTGTGTKVIGFITSMKKIEVFTLPKVGDTIISKASLISQFENICHIFCETFVGDELLLRAEINLFIQQIQH, from the coding sequence ATGGAGATCAGGGAAGAAAATATCATCAACATCCACCATTATCTGCCGCACCGTGAGCCTATGCTTATGGCAGATTATATCCTGGAACTAACCAAAGAAAAAGTGGTGACTTCCTTTGAAATTCTCAAAGACAATATTTTCGTCCATAACAATCACTTCATCGAGGCCGGACTGATTGAAAATGCAGCCCAAACCTGTTCCTCTATTATGGGGCAGAGTTTTTTTGAGCAGACCGGTACCGGAACCAAAGTAATAGGCTTCATCACCAGCATGAAGAAAATTGAGGTATTTACGCTGCCGAAAGTTGGCGATACCATTATTTCAAAAGCATCGCTGATTTCCCAGTTTGAAAATATATGCCATATTTTTTGTGAAACATTTGTAGGTGATGAATTACTGCTCAGGGCAGAGATTAATTTATTTATTCAGCAAATACAACACTAA
- a CDS encoding ABC transporter ATP-binding protein — MAENSIEIRNLYKKYKNSDEFSVNDISLDIGSNEIYGILGPNGAGKTTLISMLSGLIQPTSGHFTIHGWSPQKNNSTIKQIIGIVPQEYALYPTLTAKENLMFFGSLYGLKHKTLHNSIDTALERMGLSKFADKKIEQFSGGMKRRCNLIAATLHQPKVLFLDEPTVGVDVQSKKVIIDYLQELNHAGTCIIYTSHHLSEAEEFCTKIAIIDGGKIHAVGTPADLINRVPHAENLEDVFISLTGKELRDVV; from the coding sequence ATGGCAGAAAATAGTATAGAGATCAGAAACCTGTATAAAAAATACAAAAACTCTGACGAGTTTTCTGTTAATGATATTTCATTGGATATCGGAAGCAATGAGATTTATGGAATCCTGGGGCCAAATGGCGCGGGCAAAACCACACTCATCTCCATGCTTTCCGGCCTGATACAGCCTACATCAGGACATTTTACGATCCATGGATGGTCTCCGCAGAAAAATAATTCCACCATAAAGCAGATCATCGGGATTGTTCCTCAGGAATATGCCCTCTATCCTACCCTTACAGCAAAAGAAAACCTAATGTTTTTCGGCAGCCTGTACGGGTTGAAACATAAAACGCTTCACAACAGCATCGATACAGCATTGGAAAGAATGGGGCTTTCTAAATTTGCGGATAAGAAAATCGAACAGTTTTCCGGAGGCATGAAACGCAGGTGCAACCTTATTGCGGCCACCCTTCATCAGCCTAAGGTCCTTTTCCTGGATGAGCCGACGGTAGGTGTGGATGTACAGTCTAAAAAAGTAATCATAGATTACCTTCAGGAGCTTAACCATGCAGGAACCTGCATCATCTATACCTCCCATCACCTTTCGGAAGCGGAAGAATTCTGTACTAAAATCGCCATTATAGACGGAGGGAAGATTCATGCGGTAGGAACACCGGCGGATCTGATTAACCGTGTGCCTCATGCGGAAAACCTGGAGGACGTTTTTATTTCATTAACCGGTAAAGAACTGAGAGATGTTGTATAA